A section of the Jaculus jaculus isolate mJacJac1 chromosome 6, mJacJac1.mat.Y.cur, whole genome shotgun sequence genome encodes:
- the LOC123461669 gene encoding cyclin-dependent kinase 2-associated protein 1, whose translation MPAAALNAAGSVHSPSTSMATSSQYRQLLSDYGPPSLGYTQGTGNSQVPQSKYAELLAIIEELGKEIRPTYAGSKSAMERLKRGIIHARGLVRECLAETERNARS comes from the coding sequence ATGCCCGCCGCCGCCCTCAACGCCGCAGGAAGTGTTCACTCGCCTTCCACTAGCATGGCGACATCCTCTCAGTACCGTCAGCTGTTGAGTGACTATGGGCCACCATCGTTAGGCTATACCCAGGGAACCGGGAACAGCCAGGTGCCTCAGAGCAAATATGCCGAGCTGCTAGCCATCATTGAAGAACTGGGAAAGGAGATCAGACCCACATATGCAGGGAGCAAGAGTGCCATGGAGCGGCTCAAACGAGGCATCATCCATGCCCGAGGGCTGGTTCGGGAGTGCTTGGCTGAGACAGAACGCAATGCCAGATCCTAG